The proteins below are encoded in one region of Festucalex cinctus isolate MCC-2025b chromosome 2, RoL_Fcin_1.0, whole genome shotgun sequence:
- the edem2 gene encoding ER degradation-enhancing alpha-mannosidase-like protein 2 isoform X1 encodes MVGCCCHFSRIGLILVLPPFLKYLFLPSAVMRAPVRTAFLVYVCVSTAANHLFTEEEMHDVRQRIKGMFYHAYNSYLDNAFPYDELRPLTCDGQDTWGSFSLTLIDALDTLLVLGNQTEFQRVASLLQDTIDFDIDINASVFETNIRVVGGLLSAHLLSGRAGVQLEPGWPCSGPLLRMAEEAARKLLPAFNTPTGMPYGTINLLRGVSPTETSVTCTAGVGTFILEFATLSRLTGDSIFEDTARRALRALWKTRSDIGLVGNHIDVVSKKWVAQDAGIGAGVDSYFEYLVKGAILLQDEELLHMFDAYNRALVNYTRFDDWYLWVQMHKGTVSMPVFQSLEAFWPGLQTLLGNLDGAVRTFQNYYSVWRQFGGLPEFYSISQGYTVDKREGYPLRPELVESAMYLFKATADHTYLQLGLDALESVERIAKTPCGYASVKDLRDHQLDNRMESFFLAETIKYLYLLFDPDHFLHGGGTESWVEGGEDGQCVLSSGGYIFNTEAHPLDPAALHCCSHHSRERQELRDILLGLSRPAKEHGGHSEESRPHTPSGSIAVKAGERKTPPLSCPVQPFSARLAVMGQVFADNM; translated from the exons ATGGTCGGTTGCTGTTGTCACTTTAGCAGAATAGGATTAATTTTGGTACTGCCgccttttttgaaatatttgtttcTTCCGTCGGCTGTCATGCGCGCGCCCGTGCGCACTGCATtccttgtgtatgtgtgcgtcagTACGGCGGCGAATCATCTATTTACCGAGGAAGAGATGCATGATGTCAG ACAGCGAATCAAAGGTATGTTCTACCACGCCTACAACAGTTACCTGGACAACGCCTTCCCCTATGATGAGCTTCGCCCCCTCACCTGCGATGGTCAGGACACTTGGGGCAG TTTCTCGTTGACGCTGATCGACGCGCTTGATACCTTGCTG GTGCTGGGAAACCAAACTGAGTTTCAGCGCGTGGCTTCGCTTCTCCAAGACACGATCGACTTTGACATCGACATCAATGCCTCAGTCTTTGAGACCAACATCAGAG TGGTGGGAGGTCTGCTGTCCGCTCACCTGCTTTCAGGTCGGGCCGGAGTGCAGCTGGAGCCCGGCTGGCCGTGTTCCGGACCACTCCTCAGGATGGCCGAGGAGGCTGCCAGGAAACTGCTGCCAG CGTTCAACACTCCCACCGGAATGCCGTACGGCACGATCAACCTGCTGCGAGGTGTCAGTCCTACCGAGACATCCGTCACCTGCACCGCCGGTGTGGGAACCTTCATTCTGGAATTCGCCACGTTGAGCCGACTTACGGGTGACTCCATATTTGAGGACACCGCACGCCGGGCGCTCAGGGCTCTGTGGAAGACCAGGTCGGACATCGGACTG GTGGGCAACCACATCGATGTGGTGTCCAAAAAGTGGGTGGCTCAGGACGCCGGCATCGGCGCTGGCGTGGACTCGTACTTTGAGTATCTGGTGAAGGGCGCCATCTTGCTGCAGGATGAGGAGCTGCTGCACATGTTTGACG CCTACAACCGGGCCCTTGTGAACTACACGCGCTTTGATGACTGGTATTTGTGGGTGCAGATGCACAAAGGTACCGTGTCCATGCCTGTCTTCCAGTCCCTGGAAGCATTCTGGCCCGGGCTGCAG ACTCTGCTAGGAAACCTAGATGGTGCTGTCAGAACCTTCCAGAACTATTACTCGGTGTGGAGGCAGTTTGGAGGTCTCCCTGAGTTCTACAGTATCTCTCAGGGCTACACCGTGGACAAGAGGGAGGGATACCCGCTCAGACCTG AGTTGGTGGAGAGCGCCATGTACCTGTTCAAGGCAACGGCCGACCACACGTACCTGCAGCTCGGCCTGGACGCGCTCGAGTCCGTCGAGCGGATTGCCAAGACGCCGTGCGGCTACGCTAGC GTGAAAGATTTGCGAGACCACCAGCTGGACAACAGAATGGAATCCTTCTTCCTGGCTGAGACCATCAAGTACCTCTACTTACTCTTCGACCCCGACCACTTCCTGCACGGCGGCGGGACAGAGTCGTGGGTCGAGGGCGGGGAGGACGGCCAGTGCGTCCTGAGCTCGGGGGGCTACATCTTCAACACAGAGGCCCACCCGCTGGACCCGGCGGCGCTTCACTGTTGCAGCCACCACAGCCGCGAGCGACAGGAGCTCCGCGACATCCTCCTCGGCCTATCGCGGCCCGCTAAAGAACATGGCGGCCACTCAGAAGAGAGTCGTCCGCACACGCCGTCAGGGAGCATTGCCGTGAAAGCGGGTGAGCGGAAGACGCCCCCTCTGTCCTGCCCCGTTCAGCCTTTCAGCGCTCGGCTCGCCGTGATGGGGCAAGTTTTCGCCGATAACATGTGA
- the edem2 gene encoding ER degradation-enhancing alpha-mannosidase-like protein 2 isoform X2 has protein sequence MVGCCCHFSRIGLILVLPPFLKYLFLPSAVMRAPVRTAFLVYVCVSTAANHLFTEEEMHDVSYLDNAFPYDELRPLTCDGQDTWGSFSLTLIDALDTLLVLGNQTEFQRVASLLQDTIDFDIDINASVFETNIRVVGGLLSAHLLSGRAGVQLEPGWPCSGPLLRMAEEAARKLLPAFNTPTGMPYGTINLLRGVSPTETSVTCTAGVGTFILEFATLSRLTGDSIFEDTARRALRALWKTRSDIGLVGNHIDVVSKKWVAQDAGIGAGVDSYFEYLVKGAILLQDEELLHMFDAYNRALVNYTRFDDWYLWVQMHKGTVSMPVFQSLEAFWPGLQTLLGNLDGAVRTFQNYYSVWRQFGGLPEFYSISQGYTVDKREGYPLRPELVESAMYLFKATADHTYLQLGLDALESVERIAKTPCGYASVKDLRDHQLDNRMESFFLAETIKYLYLLFDPDHFLHGGGTESWVEGGEDGQCVLSSGGYIFNTEAHPLDPAALHCCSHHSRERQELRDILLGLSRPAKEHGGHSEESRPHTPSGSIAVKAGERKTPPLSCPVQPFSARLAVMGQVFADNM, from the exons ATGGTCGGTTGCTGTTGTCACTTTAGCAGAATAGGATTAATTTTGGTACTGCCgccttttttgaaatatttgtttcTTCCGTCGGCTGTCATGCGCGCGCCCGTGCGCACTGCATtccttgtgtatgtgtgcgtcagTACGGCGGCGAATCATCTATTTACCGAGGAAGAGATGCATGATGTCAG TTACCTGGACAACGCCTTCCCCTATGATGAGCTTCGCCCCCTCACCTGCGATGGTCAGGACACTTGGGGCAG TTTCTCGTTGACGCTGATCGACGCGCTTGATACCTTGCTG GTGCTGGGAAACCAAACTGAGTTTCAGCGCGTGGCTTCGCTTCTCCAAGACACGATCGACTTTGACATCGACATCAATGCCTCAGTCTTTGAGACCAACATCAGAG TGGTGGGAGGTCTGCTGTCCGCTCACCTGCTTTCAGGTCGGGCCGGAGTGCAGCTGGAGCCCGGCTGGCCGTGTTCCGGACCACTCCTCAGGATGGCCGAGGAGGCTGCCAGGAAACTGCTGCCAG CGTTCAACACTCCCACCGGAATGCCGTACGGCACGATCAACCTGCTGCGAGGTGTCAGTCCTACCGAGACATCCGTCACCTGCACCGCCGGTGTGGGAACCTTCATTCTGGAATTCGCCACGTTGAGCCGACTTACGGGTGACTCCATATTTGAGGACACCGCACGCCGGGCGCTCAGGGCTCTGTGGAAGACCAGGTCGGACATCGGACTG GTGGGCAACCACATCGATGTGGTGTCCAAAAAGTGGGTGGCTCAGGACGCCGGCATCGGCGCTGGCGTGGACTCGTACTTTGAGTATCTGGTGAAGGGCGCCATCTTGCTGCAGGATGAGGAGCTGCTGCACATGTTTGACG CCTACAACCGGGCCCTTGTGAACTACACGCGCTTTGATGACTGGTATTTGTGGGTGCAGATGCACAAAGGTACCGTGTCCATGCCTGTCTTCCAGTCCCTGGAAGCATTCTGGCCCGGGCTGCAG ACTCTGCTAGGAAACCTAGATGGTGCTGTCAGAACCTTCCAGAACTATTACTCGGTGTGGAGGCAGTTTGGAGGTCTCCCTGAGTTCTACAGTATCTCTCAGGGCTACACCGTGGACAAGAGGGAGGGATACCCGCTCAGACCTG AGTTGGTGGAGAGCGCCATGTACCTGTTCAAGGCAACGGCCGACCACACGTACCTGCAGCTCGGCCTGGACGCGCTCGAGTCCGTCGAGCGGATTGCCAAGACGCCGTGCGGCTACGCTAGC GTGAAAGATTTGCGAGACCACCAGCTGGACAACAGAATGGAATCCTTCTTCCTGGCTGAGACCATCAAGTACCTCTACTTACTCTTCGACCCCGACCACTTCCTGCACGGCGGCGGGACAGAGTCGTGGGTCGAGGGCGGGGAGGACGGCCAGTGCGTCCTGAGCTCGGGGGGCTACATCTTCAACACAGAGGCCCACCCGCTGGACCCGGCGGCGCTTCACTGTTGCAGCCACCACAGCCGCGAGCGACAGGAGCTCCGCGACATCCTCCTCGGCCTATCGCGGCCCGCTAAAGAACATGGCGGCCACTCAGAAGAGAGTCGTCCGCACACGCCGTCAGGGAGCATTGCCGTGAAAGCGGGTGAGCGGAAGACGCCCCCTCTGTCCTGCCCCGTTCAGCCTTTCAGCGCTCGGCTCGCCGTGATGGGGCAAGTTTTCGCCGATAACATGTGA
- the LOC144013374 gene encoding lymphocyte antigen 75-like isoform X1, with product MKVTTLNDIRVLTVMRQTIMMDKVLLVVVIVALGSCAWCTGGRRRFYAVNSSMTWDEALHYCKEKHHNLAALQDVEDMKTMMDMVHQSSIRKEEQFAWIGLYLPRWKWSSSGKTFKPHCDYNKWYPGELKKELAKENCVVYGNEYWIINQCDQLLPSICMWNGSYALQEKHLTWHKAEEACRRNKSKLARVSNEPDNSDIMRLLTGQQKVWLGLHRDSWKWTDGSAVTFSPGLRTKKPKACVNASCIAANIKNSAPWTNHRCDSRHPFICYEVVQPIAIRLLRVRVVQRNSSAELNQTAVLEQLQQSVQSSSASERIKLSWKMPQKQRRVFHQ from the exons ATGAAGGTGACGacactgaatgatataagagtTTTGACAGTGATGCGCCAGACCATAATGATGGATAAAGTTCTTCTGGTCGTGGTTATCGTTGCATTAG GTTCGTGCGCATGGTGCACCGGTGGTCGCCGTCGCTTCTATGCTGTTAATTCGTCAATGACGTGGGATGAGGCCTTGCATTACTGCAAAGAGAAGCACCACAACCTCGCTGCTTTACAGGATGTGGAGGACATGAAGACCATGATGGACATGGTGCACCAAAGCAGCATCCGCAAAGAAGAACAG TTTGCCTGGATCGGCTTGTACTTGCCCAGATGGAAGTGGTCGTCATCGGGGAAGACCTTCAAGCCTCACTGTGACTACAACAAGTGGTATCCTGGAGAACTGAAAAAAGAGCTGGCCAAAGAAAATTGTGTCGTGTATGGCAACGAATACTGGATAATCAACCAGTGTGACCAATTGCTTCCGTCCATCTGCA tgtggAATGGATCATACGCCCTCCAGGAAAAACATCTGACCTGGCACAAGGCTGAGGAGGCCTGCCGGAGAAATAAAAGCAAACTGGCTCGCGTGAGTAACGAGCCGGATAACAGCGATATCATGAGGCTGCTCACTGGTCAGCAAAAAGTCTGGCTTGGCCTTCACCGTGACTCGTGGAAGTGGACGGACGGAAGCGCCGTCACATTCTCACCCGGCTTGCGAACGAAAAAGCCAAAAGCGTGTGTAAATGCCTCCTGCATAGCGGCCAACATTAAGAATTCGGCACCGTGGACGAACCACCGATGTGACTCCCGACACCCGTTTATCTGCTACGAAG tgGTTCAGCCTATTGCGATAAGACTGCTGAGGGTGAGGGTGGTGCAGAGGAACTCTTCGGCGGAGCTCAATCAGACAGCAGTCTTGGAGCAG CTGCAGCAAAGTGTGCAAAGCAGCTCAGCAAGCGAACGCATCAAACTGAGCTGGAAGATGCCACAAAAGCAGAGAAGAGTCTTTCACCAATAG
- the LOC144013374 gene encoding uncharacterized protein LOC144013374 isoform X2 → MTWDEALHYCKEKHHNLAALQDVEDMKTMMDMVHQSSIRKEEQFAWIGLYLPRWKWSSSGKTFKPHCDYNKWYPGELKKELAKENCVVYGNEYWIINQCDQLLPSICMWNGSYALQEKHLTWHKAEEACRRNKSKLARVSNEPDNSDIMRLLTGQQKVWLGLHRDSWKWTDGSAVTFSPGLRTKKPKACVNASCIAANIKNSAPWTNHRCDSRHPFICYEVVQPIAIRLLRVRVVQRNSSAELNQTAVLEQLQQSVQSSSASERIKLSWKMPQKQRRVFHQ, encoded by the exons ATGACGTGGGATGAGGCCTTGCATTACTGCAAAGAGAAGCACCACAACCTCGCTGCTTTACAGGATGTGGAGGACATGAAGACCATGATGGACATGGTGCACCAAAGCAGCATCCGCAAAGAAGAACAG TTTGCCTGGATCGGCTTGTACTTGCCCAGATGGAAGTGGTCGTCATCGGGGAAGACCTTCAAGCCTCACTGTGACTACAACAAGTGGTATCCTGGAGAACTGAAAAAAGAGCTGGCCAAAGAAAATTGTGTCGTGTATGGCAACGAATACTGGATAATCAACCAGTGTGACCAATTGCTTCCGTCCATCTGCA tgtggAATGGATCATACGCCCTCCAGGAAAAACATCTGACCTGGCACAAGGCTGAGGAGGCCTGCCGGAGAAATAAAAGCAAACTGGCTCGCGTGAGTAACGAGCCGGATAACAGCGATATCATGAGGCTGCTCACTGGTCAGCAAAAAGTCTGGCTTGGCCTTCACCGTGACTCGTGGAAGTGGACGGACGGAAGCGCCGTCACATTCTCACCCGGCTTGCGAACGAAAAAGCCAAAAGCGTGTGTAAATGCCTCCTGCATAGCGGCCAACATTAAGAATTCGGCACCGTGGACGAACCACCGATGTGACTCCCGACACCCGTTTATCTGCTACGAAG tgGTTCAGCCTATTGCGATAAGACTGCTGAGGGTGAGGGTGGTGCAGAGGAACTCTTCGGCGGAGCTCAATCAGACAGCAGTCTTGGAGCAG CTGCAGCAAAGTGTGCAAAGCAGCTCAGCAAGCGAACGCATCAAACTGAGCTGGAAGATGCCACAAAAGCAGAGAAGAGTCTTTCACCAATAG
- the ccdc135 gene encoding dynein regulatory complex subunit 7 isoform X2: MEMTETLEESNNEEQTGNGDKQAEEDVRVSAVCDFLSSTLLPESYRHNSPEEIRLLAIADNFQCQYRLLCPERKPLLICPINECGVQKFVSTTLRPTMTSHPELLNWEGCASFVADFLSLNPLEPPVELPRVLFSATSVLRSQTATCFEYAAVLCSMLLGANYDAYCVSGYASKEMCVLDQRLQECPLLDALAKASASDLPCERDPGLRFQREPKSRFLTQQAKKKQEEAEAKAKQQEEVPRPPVDSLRGLRIHCWVLVLAGCRSVQENFFIDPLTGRSYSTTNEHFLGIESVWNNLNYYVNMQDCKDCCAEMVYDLHDIKLWEPVLFGVISKRQLSINLLKRKEMKMMGMNWEEEEEEDARVFEMPRSWVTPISISKQDLETRWPGGRRLTLHKKVELEKFAPDLRMDGLVTRLSIYKDLDCTELVTVKEWYQDRNDHLREREVNEVTGITTERFTPGRHFHLLFHRFTSTQTDGVEHEMEFSGAREDGLVRRVDTPEQMTENFRGREDFLYYRHVIFDSNVRLPEESVKAEPEERPLLKVLERFHRNPEKDANEDVAERVFVASQRRIEVKYHLEENRFVPCMRTFIKPRLANNQQHWAEDFRADMVSGFHVDPAQKPLHTLALYDLLSDLVEAEKDVALQIKSSKKEVRDIVACRDQEETDILLHFSPWTATGAAKAHNLREEMERVAAEEQRWLQEKENDFLAPFLSRLSDIEIASAEDAQRLYDDSLLNFKACMVAQAQLIQERHDQATQALQKIQEHYQENHQDMSHQEEKEYQAYCAQHIFQIHIAQKRLSMHKRSAAQRYRALDQRLKQDPRLAPYLLN; this comes from the exons ATGGAGATGACTGAGACGCTGGAGGAGTCGAACAATGAGGAACAAACAGGGAATGGAGACAAGCAGGCAGAAGAAGACGTACGTGTCTCGGCTGTGTGCGATTTCCT GTCCAGCACGCTCCTTCCTGAGTCATACAGGCATAATTCCCCGGAGGAAATCCGGCTGCTGGCCATTGCAGACAACTTCCAGTGTCAGTATCGTCTTTTGTGTCCCGAACGCAAACCCCTGCTGATCTGCCCCATCAATGAATGCGGTGTCCAG AAGTTTGTGTCGACCACGCTGCGCCCCACCATGACCAGCCATCCCGAGCTGCTCAATTGGGAAGGATGTGCTTCGTTtgtggccgacttcctgtctcTGAATCCTTTGGAGCCACCTGTAGAGCTT cccAGGGTTTTGTTCTCAGCCACCTCGGTGTTGCGTAGTCAGACAGCAACATGTTTTGAGTACGCTGCTGTCCTGTGCAGTATGCTGCTGGGCGCCAACTACGACGCTTACTGCGTCAGTGGCTACGCTAGCAAGGAGATGTGCGTGCTAGACCAAAGGCTGCAAGAGTGCCCCCTACTGGACGCCCTGGCAAAG GCTTCAGCCTCTGACTTGCCTTGCGAACGCGACCCCGGCCTGAGATTTCAGCGCGAGCCAAAGAGCCGTTTCTTGACGCAACAGGCCAAGAAGAAACAGGAAGAGGCCGAAGCCAAAGCCAAGCAACAGGAG GAGGTCCCGCGGCCACCGGTCGACTCCCTGCGGGGTTTGCGGATCCACTGCTGGGTCCTGGTGTTGGCTGGGTGCCGCAGTGTCCAGGAGAACTTCTTCATAGATCCGCTGACAGGAAGGAGCTATAGCACCACAAATGAGCATTTTCTGGGCATAGAGAGTGTGTGGAACAACCTCAACTACTACGtcaacatgcaggactgcaagGACTGCTGTGCT gaGATGGTGTATGACCTGCATGACATCAAATTGTGGGAGCCCGTCTTGTTTGGCGTCATCAGCAAACGACAACTGAGCATCAACCTCCTGAAGAGGAAAGAGATGAAAATGATGGGCATGAATTGG gaggaagaagaggaagaggacgcCCGTGTGTTTGAGATGCCAAGATCCTGGGTCACGCCCATCAGCATTTCCAAACAAG ACTTGGAGACTCGTTGGCCAGGAGGTCGGAGGTTGACCCTCCATAAGAAAGTCGAACTGGAGAAGTTTGCGCCTGACCTGCGAATGGACGGTCTGGTGACTCGACTGAGCATCTACAAGGACCTGGACT GCACAGAGTTGGTGACGGTGAAGGAGTGGTACCAGGACAGAAACGACCACCTGAGGGAGCGAGAAGTCAACGAGGTGACAGGCATCACCACTGAGCGCTTCACGCCGGGGCGGCACTTTCATCTTTTAT TTCACAGGTTCACGTCCACTCAAACAGATGGCGTTGAGCATGAGATGGAATTCAGTGGCGCTCGTGAGGATGGCCTGGTGCGCCGTGTGGACACGCCAGAGCAGATGACGGAGAATTTTAGGGGCCGCGAGGACTTCCTCTACTACAGACATGTCATCTTCGACAGCAACGTCCGCTTGCCAGAGGAGAGTGTCAAGGCAGAGCCAGAAGAGCGACCTCTGCTG AAAGTTCTTGAGCGTTTCCACAGAAATCCAGAAAAGGACGCCAACGAAGACGTGGCTGAGCGAGTGTTCGTGGCTTCGCAGAGGAGGATCGAGGTGAAATACCATCTGGAGGAAAACCGCTTCGTCCCGTGCATGAGGACCTTTATCAAACCGCGACTGGCAAATAACCAGCAGCACTGGGCCGAGGACTTCAGGGCCGACATGGTTTCCGGCTTCCAC GTGGATCCTGCCCAGAAGCCCCTCCACACACTGGCGCTCTACGACCTTCTCTCAGACCTCGTCGAAGCAGAGAAGGACGTGGCTCTTCAGATCAAGAGTTCCAAGAAAGAG GTGCGGGACATCGTGGCCTGCAGGGACCAGGAGGAGACAGACATTCTCCTTCACTTCTCACCATGGACCGCCACTGGCGCCGCCAAGGCCCACAATCTCCGGGAAGAAATG GAGCGTGTGGCAGCTGAGGAACAGCGGTGGTTGCAGGAGAAGGAAAACGACTTCCTGGCTCCCTTCCTCAGCAGACTGAGTGACATTGAGATTGCGAGCGCGGAGGACGCGCAGCGTCTGTACGACGATAGCTTGTTGAACTTCAAGGCGTGCATGGTCGCGCAGGCGCAACTCATCCAGGAACGTCATGATCAG